A single window of Methanoregula sp. DNA harbors:
- a CDS encoding thioredoxin domain-containing protein, which produces MEPDKTDTRDGKGGQEGKRCGQPVFGKMTIALIIGIVALLIIFLAVFSSASPSVQNQVVSPGTCGDKVLQYVNQNLVPQGSPATLVETSEDRGLYWIKIQYQSQVITLFASKDCSLLFTSNYDMNQQGTQAAQQKAPVKSARPAVDLYVMAFCPYGIQAETVMKPVVGLLGSKADIRLRYITMVTGTTADSVNSLHGPTEAQEDLRQICIQKYYPEKLWTYVARFNEACYPESANTETQKACWMNASAMAGIDMAKITACASGPEGISLMKADEADSNKNGASGSPTLIINGVTYSGARTPERYKQAICNSYDTAPAECDTTLSTTQATNAAGGCG; this is translated from the coding sequence ATGGAACCTGACAAAACAGACACTCGCGACGGCAAAGGAGGACAGGAAGGAAAGAGATGCGGGCAACCTGTCTTTGGGAAGATGACTATAGCACTGATCATCGGAATCGTTGCTTTATTGATCATTTTTCTGGCTGTATTTTCATCTGCATCGCCATCAGTGCAAAATCAAGTCGTCTCCCCCGGCACCTGCGGGGACAAGGTACTCCAGTATGTGAACCAGAACCTGGTCCCTCAGGGGAGCCCTGCCACCCTTGTCGAGACTTCAGAAGACCGGGGTCTGTACTGGATAAAGATCCAGTACCAGTCACAGGTGATCACCCTGTTCGCATCAAAGGACTGCAGCCTCTTATTCACCAGTAATTATGATATGAACCAACAGGGCACGCAGGCCGCACAGCAGAAAGCCCCGGTGAAATCCGCCCGTCCCGCTGTGGATCTCTACGTCATGGCATTCTGCCCCTACGGGATCCAGGCAGAGACTGTGATGAAACCCGTTGTCGGCCTGCTGGGATCAAAGGCAGATATCCGGCTGCGTTATATCACGATGGTGACCGGGACAACAGCCGATTCAGTAAATTCCCTGCATGGGCCTACGGAAGCACAGGAAGACCTCCGCCAGATCTGTATCCAGAAATATTATCCTGAAAAACTCTGGACGTACGTTGCACGGTTCAATGAAGCATGTTATCCGGAGTCCGCCAATACAGAAACCCAGAAAGCCTGCTGGATGAATGCGAGTGCAATGGCAGGGATCGACATGGCAAAGATCACTGCCTGTGCATCTGGGCCGGAAGGGATCTCGCTTATGAAAGCGGATGAGGCAGATTCAAATAAGAATGGCGCATCGGGATCACCCACGCTCATCATCAACGGCGTGACATATTCCGGGGCACGCACACCGGAAAGATACAAGCAGGCGATCTGCAACAGTTACGACACCGCACCGGCCGAATGTGACACGACGTTATCAACTACGCAGGCAACAAATGCAGCTGGTGGGTGCGGGTAA
- a CDS encoding PKD domain-containing protein, with protein sequence MTIRQTPDGYIFTGFTSSTNDEYATLNHGSYDLWVVKLDTTGEMQWQDVLGGSGDEWGMSVRQTLDNGYIVTGYTNSNDIENINSNNGGTDAWVLKLGSSGNIEWQKLFGGENYDAGHSIIQTSDWGYVFAGYTDSSNSGDVGKNHGYFDIWVVKLDGSGEILWKKLLGGNGSEITYFGNGIQQTTDGGFILLGYTTSNNNGDVGHNHGGTDLWVAKLSNAGELQWEKTLGGASNELSGSIEQISDGGYILTGNTLSSNTGDVGQNNGDTDYWVVKLDSIGVIQWQDTLGGNNLEQGNCVKQTSDGGYIITGFSRSANSGDIGENHGFEDAWTIKLRPRTMTAPEDVKRYAPNLWFEDSENYYPINPFFYVNDFDKINGENGKNSYLAMTKDQKINNITVLYHVDERIPDTKVYEYWFYYPFNDFLDQHYHDWETVFVFVDKTSGSVKKVVASSHSDWDPNNVLDNPGKDHSDILVECGSHASVIDGNNNGRAGYFEPFEISNPYKYVIRSPNPVPEIMPWAYQIWGFGNLNLPRWLVLEYPILPDTPPDPTTWWKPGIKIANNDPRYKLKEISPTFIHNFDGQEKLPNSPFLGSFNLKVPQLGIDSYVPIGGNQPLFAWNTVSWDNPEKIDTPLEYVMQGAVTYLHYSPHWYEYPGSVIVIFSDQQYVTATNASGFFLINNVTPGYHEVVVNRPGFSPYKQRFLNEGNSSLGADEKLYLVPESDSFRIQGYVRNQDGSILSNYPVDVYDGNNTHLFTTLTEEDGSYLETVSKWYNYTVVVADQSSNGTVKVNSIAGSVVWANITIGTHCSWPIPNFTASSTNISTFETVQFTDTSEASPTKWYWEFGDGTNSTEQNPSHMYLVIGNYTVNLTAWNDLGSDTETKTDYITVGYQKPINADFNATPTTGSYPLTVRFTDLTSSSPNKWYWEFGDGTNSTVRNPVHIYQTGGNFTVNLTASNIYGNDTVTKEDYIRIYPTPVPVAGFTSNYSYDENKAPVTVRFVDQSVVSGNETRWFWDFGDGTNSTEQNPVHSFDVWLGYYYGGYQISLTVTDNYGRTSTFSEYFVEVRKDYELDFIGEPRSGKSPLNVTFSDTSPDDLDPRYYLWDFGDGTSFEWILWDNPEEPPKNITHVYSAPGNYTVTLTKGIVVLETEVTKTRVDYIIVTSPVPPVANFSANITSGKVPLAVAFSDLSSGSPTGWSWTFGDGAGSLDRNPVHVYSSAGIYTVSLHVTNADGSDTATKVNYVSVSSPVPPVADFSANTTSGTAPLAVAFTDTSSGSPTSWSWNFGDGITTTDRNPVHVYSATGKYTVSLSVTNADGSDTITKPDYITVTSPTPTPTPTPTPGTIPATIRIEPETLNLKSKGVFTAFITLPSGYNVNNIDVASLVCEGAHAKSGHATGGGEYIAKFERQDLVGIVPGDAVTFTVVGNVIVNGNPIEFRGSDTIRVIE encoded by the coding sequence ATGACTATCCGGCAGACACCCGATGGATATATATTCACTGGTTTTACGAGTTCTACCAATGATGAATACGCCACTTTGAATCATGGTTCATACGATCTCTGGGTTGTGAAATTGGATACAACCGGGGAGATGCAATGGCAGGATGTTCTAGGAGGGAGTGGCGATGAATGGGGAATGAGCGTCCGCCAGACATTGGACAACGGATACATTGTAACCGGATACACGAATTCCAATGATATCGAAAATATCAATTCGAACAACGGTGGGACGGATGCATGGGTGCTGAAACTGGGAAGTTCCGGAAATATTGAATGGCAGAAATTGTTCGGTGGGGAAAATTATGATGCAGGGCATAGTATCATCCAGACGTCGGATTGGGGATATGTCTTTGCTGGGTATACCGATTCCAGCAACAGCGGGGATGTTGGTAAAAATCATGGATATTTCGACATATGGGTTGTTAAATTGGACGGTTCTGGTGAAATTCTTTGGAAAAAATTATTAGGAGGCAATGGTTCGGAAATAACATATTTCGGAAATGGAATCCAGCAGACAACAGATGGCGGTTTCATCCTACTTGGGTATACAACTTCAAACAACAATGGAGACGTTGGTCATAACCATGGAGGAACCGATCTCTGGGTTGCGAAATTGAGCAATGCCGGAGAATTGCAATGGGAGAAGACACTCGGGGGCGCATCAAACGAATTATCCGGAAGTATCGAACAGATCTCTGATGGGGGGTATATCTTAACTGGAAACACACTCTCCAGCAATACCGGTGATGTTGGCCAGAATAATGGCGATACTGATTATTGGGTCGTGAAATTAGATTCGATCGGAGTTATCCAATGGCAGGATACCTTAGGTGGCAATAATTTAGAACAGGGCAACTGTGTTAAACAGACTTCGGATGGCGGTTACATAATAACAGGATTCTCCAGATCGGCCAATAGTGGGGATATCGGTGAAAATCATGGCTTCGAGGATGCCTGGACAATAAAACTGAGACCTCGCACCATGACTGCACCCGAGGACGTTAAAAGATATGCACCGAACCTGTGGTTCGAAGATTCTGAGAATTACTATCCGATCAATCCATTCTTTTACGTAAACGATTTCGACAAGATTAACGGAGAAAATGGCAAGAACTCATATTTGGCGATGACCAAAGATCAAAAAATAAACAATATTACAGTTCTGTACCATGTGGATGAAAGAATTCCTGATACCAAAGTGTACGAATATTGGTTCTATTATCCATTTAATGACTTTTTAGACCAGCATTACCATGATTGGGAAACGGTCTTTGTCTTCGTTGATAAAACATCAGGATCTGTAAAAAAAGTAGTTGCGTCTTCGCATTCAGATTGGGATCCTAATAACGTTCTTGATAATCCTGGAAAGGATCACTCAGATATTCTGGTTGAATGTGGATCTCATGCGAGTGTAATTGATGGAAATAATAATGGACGTGCAGGATATTTCGAACCGTTTGAAATAAGTAATCCTTATAAATATGTTATCAGGTCGCCCAATCCTGTACCGGAAATAATGCCCTGGGCTTATCAGATCTGGGGTTTCGGAAATCTTAATTTACCTCGCTGGTTGGTCTTGGAATATCCAATCTTGCCTGATACACCTCCGGATCCAACAACTTGGTGGAAACCCGGTATAAAAATTGCAAACAATGATCCCCGTTATAAGTTGAAGGAGATATCCCCGACGTTCATTCATAATTTCGACGGACAGGAAAAATTACCGAATTCTCCATTTCTAGGATCGTTTAATTTAAAAGTCCCTCAGCTGGGAATAGATAGTTATGTCCCAATTGGTGGAAATCAGCCACTTTTTGCTTGGAATACTGTATCTTGGGATAACCCCGAAAAAATTGATACCCCTCTTGAATATGTAATGCAAGGGGCAGTAACATACTTGCATTATTCTCCACATTGGTATGAATATCCGGGTTCGGTGATAGTCATATTCAGTGATCAACAATATGTTACCGCGACAAATGCCAGCGGATTTTTCCTTATCAATAATGTTACACCCGGATACCATGAAGTTGTAGTCAATCGACCCGGATTTTCCCCATACAAACAAAGATTCTTAAATGAAGGGAATTCAAGTCTGGGGGCCGATGAAAAATTATACCTTGTTCCCGAATCAGATTCATTCAGGATTCAGGGATATGTCAGAAATCAGGACGGATCCATCTTATCAAATTATCCTGTAGACGTTTATGATGGAAATAATACTCACTTGTTTACTACACTTACCGAAGAAGACGGTTCTTATTTGGAAACCGTCTCAAAATGGTACAATTATACTGTCGTAGTTGCAGATCAGTCATCGAATGGGACAGTAAAAGTAAATAGTATCGCCGGAAGTGTCGTTTGGGCTAATATCACAATCGGAACGCATTGTTCATGGCCTATACCGAACTTCACCGCCTCTTCGACAAACATCTCCACGTTCGAGACTGTCCAGTTCACCGATACTTCAGAAGCATCCCCAACGAAATGGTACTGGGAATTCGGCGACGGCACGAACTCAACGGAGCAGAACCCGTCGCACATGTACCTGGTGATTGGGAACTACACTGTCAATCTCACGGCATGGAACGATCTGGGGAGTGATACCGAGACAAAGACAGATTACATCACGGTCGGTTACCAGAAACCCATCAATGCAGATTTCAACGCCACCCCCACGACCGGCTCGTACCCGCTGACCGTCCGGTTCACCGACCTGACCAGTTCATCTCCCAACAAATGGTACTGGGAGTTCGGTGACGGGACGAATTCGACAGTCCGGAACCCGGTGCACATATACCAGACCGGCGGGAATTTCACGGTCAACCTTACGGCTTCGAACATCTACGGGAACGACACGGTCACGAAGGAGGATTATATCCGTATCTATCCCACGCCCGTTCCTGTTGCCGGTTTCACGTCCAATTATTCTTATGATGAAAACAAGGCACCCGTAACGGTTCGGTTTGTCGATCAATCGGTTGTCTCCGGGAATGAAACCCGGTGGTTCTGGGATTTCGGCGACGGCACGAATTCGACTGAACAGAACCCGGTCCACAGCTTTGATGTATGGCTGGGATATTACTACGGCGGGTACCAAATATCGCTGACGGTGACCGACAATTATGGGCGGACATCGACATTCTCGGAATATTTCGTCGAGGTCCGGAAAGACTATGAGCTCGATTTTATTGGAGAACCCAGATCCGGTAAATCACCATTGAATGTCACATTCTCAGATACCAGTCCCGACGACCTTGATCCGCGATATTATTTATGGGATTTTGGCGATGGGACTTCGTTCGAATGGATCCTCTGGGATAACCCGGAGGAACCTCCGAAAAACATAACCCATGTTTACAGCGCTCCGGGCAATTATACGGTGACGCTGACAAAAGGGATCGTGGTTCTGGAAACGGAAGTGACTAAGACCCGGGTGGATTATATTATCGTAACTTCGCCGGTTCCTCCGGTTGCAAACTTCTCCGCCAATATCACATCCGGGAAAGTCCCTCTTGCGGTTGCATTTTCTGATTTATCCTCAGGTTCACCGACAGGCTGGAGCTGGACATTCGGCGACGGCGCAGGGTCCTTGGACCGGAACCCGGTCCACGTTTACTCATCGGCGGGCATCTATACTGTCTCGCTGCATGTAACCAACGCTGACGGAAGTGATACCGCTACCAAAGTGAACTATGTCTCTGTCTCATCTCCGGTTCCTCCGGTTGCGGACTTTTCAGCCAATACCACATCCGGTACCGCACCTCTTGCAGTCGCGTTCACGGACACTTCATCCGGGTCACCAACAAGCTGGTCATGGAACTTCGGTGACGGGATAACCACGACCGATCGGAACCCGGTGCATGTATATTCCGCAACCGGGAAATATACCGTCTCGCTGAGCGTAACGAATGCAGACGGTAGCGATACTATTACGAAGCCAGATTACATAACCGTCACTTCTCCGACCCCGACTCCGACACCAACCCCGACACCAGGCACAATTCCGGCGACAATCAGAATCGAACCCGAAACCCTCAACCTGAAAAGCAAAGGTGTTTTTACCGCGTTCATCACCCTGCCTTCGGGATATAACGTGAATAATATCGATGTCGCTTCGCTTGTGTGCGAAGGTGCTCACGCGAAGAGTGGACACGCGACAGGAGGGGGTGAATATATTGCAAAGTTCGAGAGACAGGATCTGGTCGGGATTGTTCCGGGTGATGCGGTTACGTTCACGGTGGTTGGAAACGTGATTGTGAACGGAAATCCAATCGAATTTCGTGGGAGTGATACGATCAGAGTGATTGAATAG